From a region of the Solanum stenotomum isolate F172 chromosome 2, ASM1918654v1, whole genome shotgun sequence genome:
- the LOC125856298 gene encoding probable disease resistance RPP8-like protein 4, translating into MAAYTAVISLLQTLDQPNISELFHDHSTEMLDSLRASAEYFQDVLENTSNEKIKSLEEDIRVVVSEAEDVVEMKISEIIKGERWTFGILQHHDKLPVVEKMDTTKKQVMEILSHDADQILESTADSLIGASSMSDPMLSGYLKDDIVQGLDGDLEIIDKRLRGSTSYLDIVTISGMGGIGKTTLAKKTYDHPPIRYHFDIFVWVTISQKFRYRNVLLEALHCISKKRVNVNTKDYVKMNDSELADSV; encoded by the coding sequence ATGGCAGCTTATACTGCTGtaatttctcttcttcaaaCTCTTGATCAACCAAATATTTCAGAACTCTTTCATGATCACAGTACTGAAATGCTCGATTCTCTTCGTGCTTCAGCTGAATATTTTCAAGATGTTCTTGAAAACACTAGCAATGAGAAAATCAAATCTTTGGAGGAAGATATTAGAGTTGTTGTTAGTGAGGCAGAGGATGTTGTTGAAATGAAGATCTCTGAAATCATCAAAGGCGAAAGATGGACATTTGGAATTTTACAACACCATGATAAGCTACCAGTTGTTGAAAAAATGGATACCACAAAGAAACAAGTAATGGAGATTCTTTCTCATGATGCTGATCAAATTCTTGAATCAACTGCGGATTCCTTGATTGGCGCTTCTTCTATGAGTGATCCAATGCTGTCAGGTTACTTGAAAGATGATATCGTGCAGGGACTTGATGGTGACTTGGAGATAATAGATAAAAGATTGAGAGGATCAACATCGTATCTAGACATTGTCACCATATCAGGTATGGGTGGCATTGGCAAAACAACACTCGCTAAAAAAACTTATGATCATCCTCCAATCAGGTATCACTTTGACATTTTTGTTTGGGTTAcaatatctcaaaaatttcgATATAGAAATGTATTGTTAGAAGCTTTACATTGCATTTCAAAGAAAAGAGTTAATGTGAACACAAAAGATTATGTTAAGATGAATGACAGTGAGTTAGCTGATAGTGTCTAA